In Priestia megaterium NBRC 15308 = ATCC 14581, the following proteins share a genomic window:
- a CDS encoding YesK-like family protein, which produces MISLFGLMGAFFVLLFGASYFFYRRNSPVQYGISLSSMLISIFLFLYSMFGVGGFEGMGLGALAAALFVASVLSLFVSVLFNIINRHGKGAV; this is translated from the coding sequence ATGATTTCTTTATTTGGATTAATGGGTGCCTTCTTTGTGCTGCTGTTTGGTGCGTCGTACTTCTTCTATAGAAGGAACTCGCCCGTGCAGTACGGGATTTCACTTAGCAGCATGCTAATAAGCATATTTCTATTTCTATATAGCATGTTTGGAGTTGGCGGCTTTGAAGGAATGGGTCTTGGTGCTTTAGCGGCTGCTTTGTTTGTAGCATCGGTTTTGAGCTTGTTCGTCAGCGTTCTTTTTAATATCATAAATAGACACGGGAAAGGTGCTGTGTGA
- a CDS encoding MATE family efflux transporter — protein MLVFLIPLMLSNAMQSVGQLAGSIIVGRALGVDALAAISAFFPLFFLLVSFSIGIGSGSSILIGQAYGAQNEKRVKEIIGTTLTFTFLVGIVLAVLGSIFAPDILRIMGTPANIIDVTVHYARILFVAIPVLFLYFVYTTFMRGTGDSKTPFYFLVVSTVLNIIFLPILIFGWIGVPKLGVYGAAYATVFSTVLTFIIMIIYLRKKNHPLKFDSSISLKMDGTLLKLLMRLGIPASINMILVSLSEIAVITFVNGFGSDATAAYGAVNQVASYVQMPAISLGIAVSIFAAQSIGANKFERLKEVIRSGIMLNYVIGSVLILLIYLFSNQILALFLTSQHTLRIAEELLVITLWSYLIFGHAQIITATMRASGTVLWPTVFSIMAIWCVEVPVAYVLSQFTSLEIKGIWIGYPAAFVVSLILQYSYYQFVWKKKKIERLVG, from the coding sequence ATGCTTGTGTTTTTGATTCCGCTCATGTTAAGTAACGCCATGCAGTCAGTTGGGCAGCTGGCGGGAAGTATTATTGTCGGAAGAGCGCTTGGAGTTGATGCGTTAGCCGCTATTTCTGCTTTTTTTCCTCTGTTTTTTCTGCTCGTGTCGTTTTCGATTGGAATTGGTTCAGGAAGTTCCATTTTAATCGGGCAAGCGTACGGGGCACAAAACGAAAAACGAGTCAAAGAAATTATCGGTACCACGCTCACGTTTACATTTCTAGTCGGAATTGTGCTTGCTGTTTTGGGAAGCATATTTGCTCCGGATATTCTTCGGATTATGGGAACGCCGGCTAATATTATTGACGTAACGGTTCACTACGCGCGCATTTTGTTTGTGGCGATTCCTGTTTTGTTTTTATACTTTGTTTATACGACGTTTATGCGCGGAACCGGAGACTCTAAAACGCCTTTTTACTTTTTAGTTGTGAGTACGGTCTTAAACATCATTTTTCTTCCGATTTTAATTTTTGGATGGATCGGAGTGCCAAAGCTTGGAGTGTACGGCGCTGCGTATGCAACGGTGTTTTCAACCGTATTAACGTTCATTATTATGATTATCTATTTACGCAAGAAAAATCATCCGTTGAAGTTTGACTCATCTATTTCATTAAAAATGGACGGAACGCTTTTAAAGCTGCTTATGCGTTTAGGGATTCCAGCGAGTATCAATATGATTTTAGTTTCTCTTTCTGAAATTGCGGTTATTACGTTTGTGAACGGATTTGGCTCAGACGCTACAGCAGCGTACGGAGCGGTGAACCAAGTGGCAAGCTATGTACAAATGCCGGCAATCAGCTTAGGAATTGCGGTTTCTATTTTTGCGGCGCAGTCGATTGGCGCCAATAAATTTGAGCGTTTAAAAGAAGTTATTCGCTCTGGAATTATGCTGAATTACGTTATTGGCAGCGTATTGATTTTACTTATTTATCTCTTTTCCAATCAAATTTTAGCTCTGTTTTTAACAAGTCAGCATACGCTCCGTATTGCCGAAGAGCTGTTAGTGATCACGCTTTGGAGCTATTTGATTTTCGGTCATGCGCAAATTATTACCGCCACGATGCGAGCAAGCGGTACGGTGCTTTGGCCTACGGTATTTAGTATTATGGCTATTTGGTGTGTAGAAGTGCCCGTAGCCTACGTGCTGTCGCAGTTTACGTCTCTTGAAATTAAAGGGATTTGGATTGGGTATCCAGCGGCGTTTGTGGTTAGCTTAATCCTGCAGTACAGCTATTATCAATTTGTATGGAAGAAAAAGAAAATTGAACGCCTTGTCGGATGA
- a CDS encoding PilZ domain-containing protein, with protein MHFKREEPFRFLFETPIVGTFSIAKYDNKEIDSKPRPLSVIDLSPKGIKIITPLDLPIFNHQIQLKISFYLNEKPIHITGLCVWKEKRHTEYLYGIEAFNDAEEQAILITELKTYAKKKQDKQ; from the coding sequence ATGCATTTTAAACGTGAAGAACCGTTTCGCTTTTTATTTGAGACTCCCATTGTTGGAACGTTTTCCATTGCTAAATACGACAACAAAGAAATCGATTCTAAGCCACGTCCTTTGTCCGTTATCGACCTTTCACCAAAAGGAATCAAAATAATTACGCCGCTTGATTTACCTATTTTCAACCATCAAATTCAGCTAAAAATCAGCTTTTATTTAAATGAAAAACCCATTCATATTACCGGACTTTGCGTGTGGAAAGAAAAACGGCACACCGAATACCTTTATGGCATTGAAGCATTTAACGATGCGGAAGAACAAGCGATTTTAATTACAGAGCTCAAAACCTACGCCAAGAAAAAGCAAGATAAGCAATAA
- a CDS encoding cupin domain-containing protein, which translates to MSKSGFVPDNSNIKKSSGTPNLSVNYKQNVLFKRNDQNIAYQLTSTQLPAMLGGAFVDLYMTKGHMREPHWHPNAWELDVVVSGEVQVSVLDPDTSSMHNYRIKEGEVVFIPMGWWHWIEPLSEEAHLHLFFNNDQFESTEGSDVLRLTPPVVFQKAYGVSASEVAEAIAPITDTVIIGPPESKQYYKMKQANEYKSDGNDERIIVKINEKILASEEGQDV; encoded by the coding sequence ATGAGTAAATCTGGATTTGTGCCGGATAATTCAAATATTAAAAAAAGCTCAGGAACGCCTAATCTGTCAGTGAACTATAAGCAAAACGTCCTGTTCAAACGAAATGACCAAAATATAGCGTATCAGCTAACCTCAACTCAGCTGCCTGCCATGCTCGGAGGTGCGTTTGTTGATTTATATATGACGAAAGGGCATATGAGAGAACCGCACTGGCATCCAAACGCGTGGGAATTAGATGTCGTCGTTTCAGGTGAAGTGCAGGTGTCTGTCTTAGACCCTGATACAAGCAGCATGCACAATTACCGAATAAAAGAAGGCGAAGTTGTTTTTATACCGATGGGCTGGTGGCATTGGATTGAACCGCTATCGGAAGAAGCGCATCTGCATCTCTTTTTTAACAATGATCAATTTGAGTCTACAGAAGGATCCGACGTGCTGCGCTTAACGCCTCCTGTTGTGTTTCAAAAAGCGTATGGAGTAAGTGCAAGCGAAGTAGCAGAAGCCATTGCTCCGATTACGGATACGGTTATCATTGGGCCGCCTGAGAGTAAGCAATACTATAAGATGAAACAAGCAAATGAGTATAAAAGTGATGGAAATGATGAAAGAATTATCGTCAAAATTAACGAGAAAATACTTGCTTCTGAAGAGGGGCAAGATGTGTAA
- a CDS encoding FAD-binding oxidoreductase codes for MGLTHLTGRVIFKGDPGYKEAVKNWNPYVDVFPLVFVFAQNSYDISNAIKWARENNIPLRVRSGRHALDKNLSVVNGGLVIDVSDMNKVHLDKKNAIATVQTGVHVGPLVKGLAREGFMAPFGDSPTVGIGGITMGGGFGVLSRSIGLISDNLVGLKMVDAHGRIIEANKFCNEDLFWASRGGGGGNFGYNTQYAFQVRRAPKTATVFNIIWPWEQLEAVFKTWQNWAPFVDSRLGCILEIFSKVNGLCHAEGIFLGSKKELIQLLEPLTNTGTPSQIVIETLPYPDAIDFLDPDEPIPGRSDQSVKFSSSWGLDLWPEEPISIMKKFLEEAPGTESNFFFINWGGAISKVPSHKTAFFWRSPLFYTEWTASWEKKSQEAASLASVEKVRQMMKPYVTGSYVNVPDQNIENFGKAYYGSNFSRLREVKAKYDPENLFRFPQSIPPSSC; via the coding sequence ATGGGATTAACACATCTAACAGGGCGAGTAATCTTTAAGGGTGATCCTGGTTATAAAGAGGCAGTTAAGAACTGGAACCCTTATGTTGATGTCTTTCCTCTTGTCTTTGTTTTTGCACAAAATTCATATGATATTAGTAATGCTATTAAATGGGCTCGTGAGAATAATATACCCTTGCGCGTCAGAAGTGGTCGTCATGCTCTCGATAAGAACCTTTCAGTAGTAAATGGAGGGCTTGTTATTGATGTGAGCGACATGAATAAAGTTCACTTAGATAAAAAAAATGCAATTGCCACTGTTCAAACTGGAGTGCACGTAGGCCCGCTTGTAAAAGGTTTGGCTCGAGAAGGTTTTATGGCGCCGTTTGGGGATAGCCCAACTGTTGGAATCGGAGGAATTACGATGGGAGGAGGATTTGGCGTACTCTCACGGTCGATTGGCCTTATAAGCGATAACCTTGTCGGCTTGAAAATGGTAGATGCACATGGCAGGATTATTGAAGCAAATAAATTTTGCAATGAAGATTTATTTTGGGCATCTAGAGGCGGTGGAGGCGGTAACTTTGGATATAATACTCAATACGCGTTTCAAGTTCGTCGTGCACCTAAAACCGCAACCGTTTTCAACATTATTTGGCCATGGGAACAGCTAGAAGCGGTATTTAAAACGTGGCAGAATTGGGCCCCGTTTGTAGACTCACGACTAGGATGCATCCTCGAGATTTTCAGCAAAGTAAATGGTCTGTGTCATGCAGAAGGTATCTTTTTGGGTTCAAAAAAGGAGCTAATTCAATTATTAGAGCCTTTAACAAATACAGGTACTCCATCACAAATCGTGATAGAAACATTACCTTATCCAGATGCTATAGATTTCTTAGACCCTGACGAACCAATCCCTGGCAGATCGGATCAAAGCGTTAAATTTTCCTCATCATGGGGACTTGATTTATGGCCGGAAGAGCCCATTTCAATTATGAAGAAATTCTTGGAAGAAGCTCCCGGTACAGAATCCAACTTCTTTTTTATAAATTGGGGCGGTGCGATCAGTAAAGTACCAAGCCACAAAACAGCCTTTTTCTGGCGCAGCCCCTTGTTTTATACTGAATGGACTGCTAGTTGGGAAAAGAAATCACAAGAAGCTGCTAGCCTTGCATCAGTTGAAAAAGTACGTCAGATGATGAAGCCTTATGTAACAGGTTCATATGTTAATGTTCCTGACCAAAATATTGAAAATTTCGGAAAAGCCTATTATGGATCAAACTTTTCAAGGCTTCGAGAGGTAAAGGCGAAATATGATCCGGAAAATTTATTTCGTTTTCCGCAAAGCATACCGCCATCATCATGCTGA
- a CDS encoding LCP family protein, whose amino-acid sequence MSSKAKKEWIGGLVLFLLVSFVSITFAGYHTVKAAVDQTYVPLEHGNKTHVNLKKGQPFSLLLIQENHQNTSFVYMTVNKQHESIKMTHLPGSTQLGNETLRTIYHRGNMNAVVKNVETYAKLPVDYYVKMDQQSVVDAVNKLGGIIVTNKRAFEHSNIVFPKGSIRLTGKEALVYLKERNEQDIFTAHERQLSVAKAIFSQAATIPNVAKLHSLVFTLADHIETNAPFNDIKRIQKTYKPAVAHVDKQQFPQNEWNQKQVTTRLYKHLERKELFL is encoded by the coding sequence ATGAGCAGCAAAGCAAAAAAAGAGTGGATTGGCGGTCTCGTACTATTTTTACTCGTCAGTTTTGTCAGCATCACATTTGCAGGCTATCATACGGTGAAAGCTGCCGTTGATCAAACGTATGTACCGCTTGAGCATGGGAACAAAACACACGTCAATTTAAAAAAAGGGCAACCGTTTTCCCTGCTTTTAATTCAAGAGAACCATCAAAATACGTCATTTGTATATATGACTGTTAATAAACAGCATGAATCAATAAAAATGACCCACTTGCCAGGGTCAACTCAGCTCGGCAATGAAACACTGCGAACCATTTATCATCGAGGAAATATGAATGCTGTCGTAAAGAACGTCGAAACGTATGCAAAGCTTCCTGTTGATTATTATGTCAAAATGGATCAGCAGTCAGTCGTCGATGCTGTAAATAAATTAGGCGGCATTATCGTCACAAACAAACGTGCTTTTGAACACAGCAACATTGTTTTTCCAAAAGGATCAATTCGCCTTACCGGAAAAGAAGCGCTTGTTTATTTAAAGGAGCGTAATGAGCAAGACATCTTTACTGCCCATGAAAGGCAGCTGTCTGTAGCAAAAGCCATTTTCAGCCAAGCAGCTACGATTCCCAATGTTGCAAAGCTGCATTCTCTTGTATTTACGCTCGCTGATCACATTGAAACCAATGCACCCTTTAATGATATCAAACGGATTCAAAAAACCTACAAACCGGCCGTTGCTCACGTAGACAAGCAGCAGTTTCCGCAAAACGAATGGAATCAAAAACAAGTCACAACGCGGCTGTATAAGCACTTAGAACGCAAGGAGCTGTTTTTATAA
- a CDS encoding S8 family peptidase yields the protein MKKGSIYRFIAFALMFTLCFSQLGLLKTQAAGNPPANEKTLSIGKAAKGTFTEPEQAHWYKINPSKQDVAKFSHYRIKLQSDDEVNITVYSSLENAKNNVAFDRYMGYSYKDEPAQLDFPIAWTGPYYVKVEYYGDGDLIVEDDTEEGGQTPSEPEPELKTEVPYTISYEGASLPPSQMEAEECPAELSTSQKENGKGILKDLRTIRDAVLSKTASGKDLSSLYYKAAPFISSKMIIDKSMREQVYKDLVQLKGLFTDVAKNGASSTYMITSADQKAINDLYSIAYKSVPAALKKDLEKVAAQTKLKDVTDLNVSSVLVRAKLVSANSVSTKAETRYIVKLKDGANAKSFKTKAQSKSASIESINPLKQSAASFDNMFVIQLDDSNGKSFSTSSAQGKMTAKQIQALPETEFIEPVQEYHALSMDSQYPYQWSLNNTGKNDGTQHADIQYESLEKLLNGQKLKDTVIAVADTGVDSSLADLKGVVDTKTGYNYVDRSSNATDDNGHGTHVAGIIAASANNNYSMAGINSHAKILPVKILDASGSGDTEQIAYGIKYAVDHGAKVINLSLGGSYSRVLEYSLKYAYDHNVTVVAASGNDGMEELSYPASSAYAISVGASNRLDIVSDYSNYGKGLDITAPGSDIPSLVPDGNVTYLSGTSMATPHVAAVAGLLLSQNPGLKPKDVEKRLTDTAKDIKFDEKDAPVYDDEESPAEPPAPGYDYVSGWGRLNAYSAVSAQQLQAQVNPFVSTQKIITGKAQSGSTVKVMNGSKTLGTVKADAKNTFSVNIPAQKADTVLQVVVTNGKASTSIRAVVQKVPAKPAVKAVTNKDEYVTGTSKANFTVNVKNSAKKVIASAKADAKGAFKVKIPKQKENTVLYITATNSQQQESEEVKVTVRDVIAPNAPKVNPVNDADTAIKGTAEANASVVAKVNNKEIGKAKANAKGQYSITIKKQKAGTAISVTAADAANNTSKAATVKVSDKTPPAAPSVNAVTTKSTAVTGKAEANATVTVTVNKKSIGSAAANSKGQYSVKIKKQKEKTVLSVTAKDKANNTSKATTKTVTK from the coding sequence ATGAAAAAAGGGTCAATTTATCGTTTTATTGCTTTTGCTTTAATGTTCACCTTGTGTTTTAGCCAATTAGGCTTACTCAAAACACAAGCGGCAGGCAATCCTCCTGCTAATGAAAAAACATTAAGCATTGGTAAAGCAGCAAAAGGAACATTTACAGAACCAGAACAAGCACATTGGTACAAAATTAATCCTTCTAAGCAAGATGTAGCAAAGTTTTCACACTACCGAATTAAGCTTCAAAGTGATGATGAAGTAAATATCACGGTTTATTCTAGTCTTGAAAATGCCAAAAACAACGTGGCATTTGACCGTTATATGGGATACTCTTACAAAGATGAACCTGCTCAGCTAGATTTTCCAATCGCTTGGACTGGCCCTTATTATGTAAAGGTTGAGTATTACGGAGATGGAGATCTTATTGTTGAAGATGATACCGAAGAAGGTGGACAAACTCCTTCGGAACCTGAGCCGGAATTAAAAACAGAAGTTCCTTACACAATCAGCTATGAAGGCGCTTCACTTCCCCCTTCTCAAATGGAGGCAGAAGAATGCCCGGCTGAATTAAGTACAAGCCAAAAAGAAAACGGAAAAGGTATTTTAAAAGATTTGCGTACGATTCGTGACGCTGTGCTTTCAAAAACAGCAAGCGGAAAAGACCTTTCTTCTCTTTATTACAAAGCCGCTCCGTTTATCAGCTCTAAAATGATTATTGATAAATCGATGCGCGAACAAGTATACAAAGATTTAGTTCAGCTAAAAGGTCTATTTACAGATGTAGCGAAAAACGGCGCATCAAGCACGTACATGATTACAAGTGCTGATCAAAAAGCAATCAATGATTTATACAGCATCGCATACAAATCTGTTCCGGCTGCTTTAAAGAAAGATTTAGAAAAAGTAGCAGCACAGACCAAATTAAAAGACGTAACGGACTTAAACGTATCGTCTGTATTAGTAAGAGCTAAGTTAGTCAGCGCAAACAGCGTTTCAACAAAAGCTGAAACTCGCTATATTGTTAAATTAAAAGATGGTGCAAATGCTAAATCATTTAAAACAAAAGCACAGTCAAAATCAGCAAGCATTGAATCTATTAATCCATTAAAACAATCAGCTGCTTCTTTTGATAATATGTTTGTTATTCAATTAGATGACAGCAATGGAAAAAGCTTCAGCACGTCATCTGCTCAAGGTAAAATGACGGCAAAACAAATTCAGGCACTTCCTGAAACTGAATTTATCGAGCCGGTTCAAGAGTACCACGCTCTTTCAATGGATTCACAATATCCGTATCAATGGTCATTAAATAACACGGGTAAAAATGACGGTACTCAGCATGCCGATATTCAATACGAATCACTTGAAAAATTACTAAATGGTCAAAAGTTAAAAGATACGGTTATTGCCGTTGCCGATACGGGTGTCGATTCATCACTAGCTGATTTAAAAGGCGTGGTGGATACAAAAACAGGCTATAACTACGTGGATCGTTCGTCAAATGCAACTGATGACAATGGACACGGAACTCACGTAGCAGGTATTATCGCAGCCTCTGCAAACAATAACTATTCAATGGCCGGCATTAATTCTCATGCGAAAATTTTACCGGTTAAAATTCTAGACGCATCTGGTAGCGGAGATACAGAACAAATTGCGTACGGTATTAAATACGCGGTTGATCACGGTGCAAAAGTCATTAACTTAAGCCTTGGCGGATCTTACAGCCGCGTGCTTGAATATTCATTAAAATATGCATACGACCATAACGTAACGGTTGTAGCTGCAAGTGGAAACGACGGTATGGAAGAGCTTTCTTACCCTGCTTCATCTGCCTATGCGATTTCAGTAGGCGCATCAAACCGTTTAGATATCGTATCTGACTACTCAAACTATGGAAAAGGATTAGATATTACAGCTCCTGGCTCTGATATTCCAAGTCTTGTTCCAGACGGAAACGTCACTTATTTAAGCGGAACATCCATGGCAACACCTCACGTGGCAGCCGTTGCGGGATTATTGCTATCCCAAAACCCAGGCTTAAAGCCAAAAGACGTTGAAAAACGCCTAACCGATACAGCTAAAGATATTAAATTTGATGAAAAAGATGCTCCTGTATACGATGACGAAGAAAGTCCAGCAGAACCCCCTGCTCCAGGCTATGATTACGTATCAGGATGGGGACGTTTAAATGCGTACAGCGCTGTAAGTGCACAGCAGCTGCAAGCGCAGGTAAATCCATTTGTCAGCACGCAAAAAATTATTACAGGTAAAGCTCAAAGCGGTTCAACTGTTAAAGTAATGAACGGTTCAAAAACACTTGGCACAGTTAAAGCTGATGCAAAAAATACGTTCTCTGTGAACATTCCAGCTCAAAAAGCTGATACCGTTTTACAAGTAGTTGTCACAAACGGAAAAGCAAGTACGAGCATTCGTGCAGTTGTTCAAAAAGTACCTGCCAAACCAGCGGTAAAAGCGGTGACGAATAAAGATGAGTATGTAACAGGAACGTCTAAAGCGAATTTTACGGTAAATGTTAAAAACAGCGCTAAGAAAGTGATTGCTTCAGCAAAGGCTGATGCAAAAGGCGCGTTCAAAGTAAAAATTCCAAAACAAAAAGAAAACACAGTCTTGTACATCACGGCTACAAACAGCCAACAACAAGAAAGTGAAGAAGTAAAAGTAACGGTGCGTGACGTTATTGCTCCAAATGCACCTAAAGTAAATCCAGTCAACGATGCGGATACAGCTATTAAAGGAACAGCAGAAGCAAATGCATCTGTTGTAGCGAAAGTGAACAACAAAGAAATCGGCAAAGCAAAAGCCAATGCAAAAGGTCAGTACAGCATTACGATAAAAAAACAAAAAGCAGGTACAGCAATCAGCGTAACAGCAGCAGACGCAGCCAACAACACAAGTAAAGCTGCGACTGTAAAAGTGAGCGATAAAACTCCTCCTGCTGCACCAAGCGTAAATGCTGTCACAACAAAAAGCACGGCTGTAACAGGTAAAGCAGAAGCAAATGCTACCGTAACGGTAACAGTCAACAAAAAAAGCATCGGCTCTGCTGCTGCTAACAGCAAAGGACAGTACTCAGTAAAAATTAAAAAGCAAAAAGAAAAAACAGTCTTAAGCGTAACCGCAAAAGACAAAGCGAACAATACGAGTAAAGCAACAACAAAAACGGTGACAAAATAA
- a CDS encoding SIS domain-containing protein, with product MSSLYLQELTKLLAKVEAHEQQAMESAAEKISQQLASHHLIHLFGCGHSHILTEEVFYRSGGLAPIHPIFVEELMLHKGASRSSQLERKNDYASTFMEKEDIVPGDIMIVISTSGVNPVPIDVALIAKEKGAFVIGLTSPSYATSRASRHKSGKYLHDVVDLVINNHIPKGDVLLHQQDISFASGSTVIGGAILNDVLSKAIQKLLSRGITPPVFLSGNMEGSDEHNQRLIDAYKGRITAL from the coding sequence ATGTCTAGTTTATATCTACAGGAACTAACAAAACTGCTTGCTAAAGTGGAGGCGCATGAACAGCAGGCAATGGAATCCGCAGCCGAGAAAATCTCACAGCAACTAGCTTCTCATCACCTCATTCATTTATTTGGGTGCGGTCATTCTCATATTTTAACGGAAGAAGTGTTTTACCGTTCCGGAGGGCTTGCACCGATTCATCCTATTTTTGTAGAAGAACTGATGCTTCATAAAGGAGCTTCGCGCTCTTCACAGCTAGAGCGTAAAAACGACTATGCTTCCACCTTTATGGAAAAAGAAGATATCGTACCAGGCGATATTATGATTGTCATTTCTACGTCAGGCGTAAATCCTGTTCCCATTGATGTGGCCTTAATTGCAAAAGAAAAAGGCGCCTTTGTGATCGGGCTTACCTCTCCTTCTTATGCCACGAGCCGGGCTTCGCGGCATAAAAGCGGAAAATACCTTCATGATGTCGTGGATCTTGTTATTAATAATCACATTCCAAAAGGAGACGTTCTTCTTCATCAGCAAGACATTTCTTTCGCTTCTGGTTCTACTGTAATCGGAGGCGCTATCCTAAACGATGTCCTATCTAAAGCCATCCAAAAACTGCTCAGCCGTGGCATTACGCCTCCTGTCTTTTTAAGCGGTAACATGGAAGGTTCAGATGAACATAACCAGCGGTTGATTGATGCTTACAAAGGAAGAATTACTGCCCTATAA
- the corA gene encoding magnesium/cobalt transporter CorA: MIKTYLYDDETKEMVTNLDLGDVHEKLRNPDNLLWIDLYDVHGQELAQIAKLFDFHPLAIEDCLHDSPRAKMDDYEDYKFFVFHALRYNEESDDEITTLELNAFVGSNYVVTIHKHKMGWLRKMDAVCSRYPKFMNRGADFLLYALIDGITDEYFPILDRIDMRIDELEDEIYNKEVRGVTEEFLALKRTIILIRRVILPQRRIFLTVNGKWKFDIREENVPFYIDLLDHLERIVDSAETFRDLVNSALDTYYSITNATSSEKLNVLTLISTIMLPLTFVTGFFGMNVPIPYQNSHWATAVIIVMLIVLTWGMWKYFKNKQLL, translated from the coding sequence ATGATTAAAACATACTTATATGATGATGAAACAAAAGAAATGGTAACGAATCTTGATTTAGGAGACGTGCATGAGAAATTGCGCAATCCTGATAATTTGCTGTGGATTGATTTGTATGATGTCCACGGACAAGAGCTTGCTCAAATTGCTAAATTATTCGATTTTCACCCATTGGCGATTGAAGACTGCTTACACGACAGTCCTCGCGCTAAAATGGATGATTACGAAGACTATAAATTTTTCGTTTTTCACGCGCTTCGCTATAACGAAGAAAGTGATGACGAGATTACGACGCTTGAGTTAAATGCCTTTGTCGGATCAAATTACGTAGTAACAATTCACAAACATAAAATGGGCTGGCTTCGCAAAATGGATGCTGTGTGCTCACGTTATCCAAAGTTTATGAACCGCGGCGCCGACTTTTTATTATATGCTTTGATTGATGGCATCACGGACGAATACTTCCCGATTTTAGACCGAATCGACATGCGTATTGATGAATTAGAAGATGAAATCTACAACAAAGAAGTGCGCGGAGTGACAGAAGAGTTCTTGGCGTTAAAAAGAACGATTATCTTAATCCGTCGCGTTATTCTGCCTCAGCGCCGAATTTTCTTAACGGTTAATGGAAAGTGGAAATTCGATATACGAGAAGAAAATGTTCCTTTCTACATTGATTTGCTTGACCACTTAGAGCGTATTGTAGATTCTGCTGAAACGTTTAGAGACCTCGTAAACAGTGCGCTTGATACGTATTATTCTATTACCAATGCAACTTCATCTGAAAAGCTGAATGTCTTAACGCTGATTTCAACAATTATGCTTCCGCTAACGTTCGTAACCGGATTTTTTGGAATGAACGTACCGATTCCATATCAGAATTCCCACTGGGCTACTGCTGTTATTATCGTTATGTTAATTGTGTTAACGTGGGGAATGTGGAAATACTTTAAAAACAAACAGCTGTTATAA
- a CDS encoding GNAT family N-acetyltransferase — protein sequence MGEITFREAVREDLNQIVGMLADDMLGSKRERYESPLPACYVQAFQAIDADPNNELIVACKDSKVIGVQQITFTPHLARQGGWRATIEGVRTASSQRGKGVGYQLITWAIERAKERNCQLVQLTTDKERSEALRFYQKLGFTASHEGLKLHL from the coding sequence ATGGGAGAAATAACCTTTAGAGAAGCAGTGCGGGAAGATTTAAATCAAATTGTTGGAATGCTTGCTGATGATATGCTTGGAAGCAAACGAGAGCGCTACGAATCACCGCTTCCAGCCTGTTATGTTCAAGCATTTCAGGCAATTGATGCGGATCCAAACAATGAACTGATTGTCGCATGTAAAGATAGTAAAGTAATAGGGGTTCAACAAATAACCTTTACACCCCACCTTGCACGACAAGGCGGGTGGAGAGCCACGATTGAAGGAGTTCGAACAGCTTCATCACAGCGCGGAAAAGGGGTTGGATATCAGCTGATTACATGGGCGATTGAACGAGCGAAAGAACGTAATTGTCAGTTAGTACAACTAACCACGGATAAAGAGCGGTCAGAGGCATTGCGTTTTTATCAAAAGCTTGGATTCACAGCTTCTCATGAAGGATTAAAGCTCCATTTGTAA
- a CDS encoding SUKH-4 family immunity protein, whose protein sequence is MMQRQEKRMKFDAEQLAPLDIDEEIKKLLTEKGLPKEASPFLEFVSSKGKLTTLCETFELSSRYQQYWFLGTTGAGDPICLHHQNGSVVLLDTSNDDCERFINTTFPQFLACLDVFEELVEETIQANGESAYLERHIPAEVLQRCKKRMNEIDEACLAPYSFWFKELSF, encoded by the coding sequence GTGATGCAACGACAGGAAAAACGAATGAAGTTTGATGCCGAACAGCTTGCACCCCTTGATATTGATGAAGAGATAAAGAAGTTGCTAACAGAAAAAGGATTGCCCAAAGAAGCTTCACCATTTCTAGAGTTCGTTTCATCCAAAGGAAAGCTAACAACGCTATGCGAAACATTTGAGTTATCATCTCGCTATCAACAATACTGGTTTTTAGGAACAACAGGCGCTGGAGATCCAATTTGTCTTCACCACCAAAACGGTTCTGTTGTACTGCTCGATACGTCCAACGATGACTGCGAGCGCTTTATTAATACAACTTTTCCACAGTTTTTAGCATGCTTAGATGTGTTTGAAGAACTAGTAGAAGAAACGATTCAAGCGAACGGAGAATCTGCATACTTAGAGCGACACATTCCTGCTGAGGTGCTTCAGCGATGCAAAAAACGTATGAATGAAATTGATGAAGCTTGTTTAGCCCCTTATTCTTTTTGGTTCAAAGAACTTTCTTTTTAA